A window from Triplophysa dalaica isolate WHDGS20190420 chromosome 3, ASM1584641v1, whole genome shotgun sequence encodes these proteins:
- the cpdp gene encoding CPD photolyase isoform X1 has translation MLRIRLCYTRACISYSRVLLVAIRGPIQSQRCITMPGNRPNLKRKKETPSSADGKQPKLAKVKAGMIDRVPGWLEGEVAQLRREAHGCEFNKKRLRYLSDCQKIKQGSDGVLYWMVRDQRTQDNWALIYAQQLALTEKLPLHVCFCLVPRYMDAAYRQYAFMLKGLREVAKECKGLDIQFHLLSGEPGQNLPTFVKEWNFGAVVTDFNPLKISLHWNETVQKDLPSDIPFIQVDAHNVVPCWEASGKLEYGARTIRGKITKLLPEFLTEIPPVDTHPHPASQTAKPIDWEKVLSSLVVDRSVGEVDWAKPGTSGGMAMLESFIDQRLRLFATHRNNPNADAVSNLSPWIHTGQLSSQRIVMQVKREKSFSESVASFTEELVVRRELADNFCFYNPNYDNISGAYDWAKKTLQDHAKDCRTYIYTKEQLENSKTHDQLWNAAQRQLVVEGKMHGFLRMYWAKKILEWTASPEEALSIALYFNDHYSLDGCDPNGFVGCMWSICGIHDQGWAERPIFGKIRYMNYAGCKRKFDVPQFEKKYAATDSSKKHGTSL, from the exons ATGTTACGTATAAG ATTGTGTTATACGCGTGCCTGCATCAGTTACAGCAGAGTGCTGCTCGTCGCCATCAGAGGTCCAATCCAGTCCCAACGTTGTATCACCATGCCTGGAAACAGACCCAACCTAAAACGTAAGAAAGAGACACCGAGCAGCGCCGATGGAAAGCAGCCGAAGCTCGCAAAAGTGAAAGCGGGGATGATAGACAGGGTGCCCGGCTGGCTGGAGGGGGAAGTGGCTCAGCTCCGCAGAGAAGCACACGGATGCGAATTCAACAAGAAGCGCCTCCGGTATCTGTCTGACTGCCAGAAAATCAAGCAGGGATCTGATGGGGTGCTTTACTGGATGGTCCGGGATCAACGAACGCAAG ATAACTGGGCGCTGATCTACGCTCAGCAGCTCGCGCTGACTGAGAAACTTCCTCTGCACGTCTGCTTCTGTCTGGTGCCACGGTATATGGATGCAGCATACCGACAGTATGCCTTTATGTTGAAAGGATTGCGAGAAGTGGCAAAG GAATGCAAAGGCCTGGATATTCAATTCCATCTACTGTCAGGAGAGCCTGGACAAAATCTGCCAACGTTTGTTAAAGAATGGAACTTCGGGGCAGTTGTGACTGACTTTAACCCCCTCAAAATCTCTCTTCATTGGAATGAAACCGTTCAAAAAGATCTTCCCTCTGATATACCTTTCATTCAG GTTGATGCACATAATGTGGTACCTTGCTGGGAAGCATCTGGGAAGCTGGAATATGGAGCCAGGACTATAAGGGGAAAAATCACCAAACTTCTCCCGGAATTCCTCACAGAGATTCCACCTGTGGACACGCACCCCCACCCTGCTTCTCAGACAGCAAAG CCGATAGACTGGGAGAAGGTGCTGTCATCTCTTGTGGTGGACCGGAGTGTAGGAGAGGTGGATTGGGCCAAGCCTGGGACCTCAGGTGGTATGGCCATGCTTGAGTCCTTTATTGATCAGCGTCTTCGTCTCTTTGCCACGCACAGAAATAATcccaatgctgatgctgtcagcAATCTGTCACCGTGGATCCACACTG GTCAGCTGTCCTCTCAGCGCATTGTGATGCAGGTCAAGCGAGAGAAGAGCTTCAGCGAGTCTGTGGCGTCATTTACAGAAGAGCTGGTTGTGCGCCGGGAACTTGCTGACAACTTCTGTTTCTACAATCCCAACTATGACAACATTTCAG GTGCATATGACTGGGCAAAAAAGACTTTGCAGGACCACGCTAAAGACTGCCGGACGTACATTTACACCAAAGAGCAGCTGGAGAACAGCAAGACCCATGACCAGCTCTGGAATGCAGCGCAG CGACAACTGGTGGTAGAAGGAAAGATGCATGGCTTCCTGCGCATGTACTGGGCGAAGAAGATCCTGGAATGGACTGCATCCCCTGAAGAAGCCCTCTCTATTGCCTTATATTTCAACGATCACTATTCCTTGGATGGATGTGACCCCAACGGATTTGTGG GTTGTATGTGGTCCATCTGTGGCATTCATGACCAGGGCTGGGCAGAGAGGCCCATTTTTGGGAAAATCCGTTATATGAATTATGCCGGCTGCAAGAGGAAGTTTGATGTGCCGCAGTTTGAAAAGAAGTATGCTGCCACTGACTCTTCCAAAAAACATGGGACATCCTTATAG
- the nmur1b gene encoding neuromedin-U receptor 1, whose product MIQLNCSSPNSLYITVNASWCSEGNKCLSTEDMADLCLSRRAYLEKIMGPGRSPLFVPMCAIYPLIFIVGVLGNSLTCIVIARHRVMRTTTNYYLFSLAISDLLVLLLGLPLEIYELWNNYPFLLGVAGCYFKTCLFETVCFASVLNVTALSAERYRAVVHPLHAKYTATQAHAKRVIIALWGISLLCALPNTSLHGIATIKPRFGLTFPETAVCALVHEIWIYNLLVQMTAVLFFMLPMLMITVLYVLIGLQLHRERECFDSMTGLSEDGLHQRACHRQVIKMLCALVIVFGICWAPFHIDRVMWSYIDTWTAEHHRVYEYVHLMSGVFFYLGSVVNPILYNLMSSRFREMFREVVCQKSQRQLSIRAVSMGKMQSTGAKPEEITPAACIFKKTQHFSWKQLKKHTIRRQNRLSGNGP is encoded by the exons ATGATCCAGCTCAACTGCTCATCCCCAAATTCCCTGTACATAACCGTGAATGCATCATGGTGCTCCGAAGGGAACAAGTGCCTTAGCACAGAAGACATGGCAGACCTTTGTCTGAGCCGCAGAGCTTACCTGGAGAAGATCATGGGGCCTGGCCGTTCTCCCCTCTTTGTTCCTATGTGTGCCATTTATCCGCTCATCTTTATAGTTGGTGTCCTGGGCAACAGCCTGACCTGTATTGTCATCGCCCGACACCGCGTAATGCGCACAACAACAAACTACTACCTGTTCAGTCTGGCGATTTCTGACCTTCTTGTCCTATTGCTGGGCCTCCCATTGGAGATTTATGAACTTTGGAACAATTATCCTTTTCTGTTAGGAGTTGCCGGCTGCTATTTCAAGACCTGCCTGTTTGAAACGGTCTGCTTTGCTTCCGTGCTCAACGTGACTGCCCTCAGCGCAGAGCGGTACAGAGCAGTAGTGCATCCCCTCCATGCCAAATACACAGCGACACAAGCTCACGCCAAGCGGGTTATCATTGCATTATGGGGGATCTCTTTGTTGTGTGCTTTGCCCAATACCAGCCTGCATGGTATTGCAACAATAAAACCCCGTTTTGGACTCACATTCCCTGAGACAGCCGTCTGTGCTCTGGTGCACGAAATCTGGATCTACAACCTGTTGGTGCAGATGACAGCAGTGCTGTTCTTCATGCTCCCCATGTTGATGATCACTGTTTTGTATGTGCTCATCGGCCTGCAGTTGCATCGGGAAAGAGAGTGTTTTGATTCAATGACTGGGCTCAGTGAGGACGGATTGCATCAAAGGGCATGTCATCGCCAAGTCATAAAAATGCTTT GTGCATTGGTGATCGTGTTTGGCATCTGCTGGGCACCTTTTCATATTGATCGTGTCATGTGGAGCTACATTGACACATGGACTGCCGAGCACCACCGTGTCTATGAGTACGTGCATCTCATGTCTGGTGTCTTCTTCTACCTGGGCTCAGTGGTCAATCCCATCCTGTATAACCTCATGTCTTCACGCTTCAGAGAAATGTTTCGTGAGGTGGTGTGCCAAAAAAGCCAGCGTCAGCTTTCCATAA GGGCTGTGTCCATGGGAAAAATGCAGAGCACCGGCGCTAAGCCCGAAGAAATAACACCAGCTGCttgcattttcaaaaaaacGCAGCATTTCAGttggaaacaattgaaaaaacacaccATACGCCGGCAGAATCGCCTCAGTGGAAACGGCCCCTAA
- the cpdp gene encoding CPD photolyase isoform X2 has product MPGNRPNLKRKKETPSSADGKQPKLAKVKAGMIDRVPGWLEGEVAQLRREAHGCEFNKKRLRYLSDCQKIKQGSDGVLYWMVRDQRTQDNWALIYAQQLALTEKLPLHVCFCLVPRYMDAAYRQYAFMLKGLREVAKECKGLDIQFHLLSGEPGQNLPTFVKEWNFGAVVTDFNPLKISLHWNETVQKDLPSDIPFIQVDAHNVVPCWEASGKLEYGARTIRGKITKLLPEFLTEIPPVDTHPHPASQTAKPIDWEKVLSSLVVDRSVGEVDWAKPGTSGGMAMLESFIDQRLRLFATHRNNPNADAVSNLSPWIHTGQLSSQRIVMQVKREKSFSESVASFTEELVVRRELADNFCFYNPNYDNISGAYDWAKKTLQDHAKDCRTYIYTKEQLENSKTHDQLWNAAQRQLVVEGKMHGFLRMYWAKKILEWTASPEEALSIALYFNDHYSLDGCDPNGFVGCMWSICGIHDQGWAERPIFGKIRYMNYAGCKRKFDVPQFEKKYAATDSSKKHGTSL; this is encoded by the exons ATGCCTGGAAACAGACCCAACCTAAAACGTAAGAAAGAGACACCGAGCAGCGCCGATGGAAAGCAGCCGAAGCTCGCAAAAGTGAAAGCGGGGATGATAGACAGGGTGCCCGGCTGGCTGGAGGGGGAAGTGGCTCAGCTCCGCAGAGAAGCACACGGATGCGAATTCAACAAGAAGCGCCTCCGGTATCTGTCTGACTGCCAGAAAATCAAGCAGGGATCTGATGGGGTGCTTTACTGGATGGTCCGGGATCAACGAACGCAAG ATAACTGGGCGCTGATCTACGCTCAGCAGCTCGCGCTGACTGAGAAACTTCCTCTGCACGTCTGCTTCTGTCTGGTGCCACGGTATATGGATGCAGCATACCGACAGTATGCCTTTATGTTGAAAGGATTGCGAGAAGTGGCAAAG GAATGCAAAGGCCTGGATATTCAATTCCATCTACTGTCAGGAGAGCCTGGACAAAATCTGCCAACGTTTGTTAAAGAATGGAACTTCGGGGCAGTTGTGACTGACTTTAACCCCCTCAAAATCTCTCTTCATTGGAATGAAACCGTTCAAAAAGATCTTCCCTCTGATATACCTTTCATTCAG GTTGATGCACATAATGTGGTACCTTGCTGGGAAGCATCTGGGAAGCTGGAATATGGAGCCAGGACTATAAGGGGAAAAATCACCAAACTTCTCCCGGAATTCCTCACAGAGATTCCACCTGTGGACACGCACCCCCACCCTGCTTCTCAGACAGCAAAG CCGATAGACTGGGAGAAGGTGCTGTCATCTCTTGTGGTGGACCGGAGTGTAGGAGAGGTGGATTGGGCCAAGCCTGGGACCTCAGGTGGTATGGCCATGCTTGAGTCCTTTATTGATCAGCGTCTTCGTCTCTTTGCCACGCACAGAAATAATcccaatgctgatgctgtcagcAATCTGTCACCGTGGATCCACACTG GTCAGCTGTCCTCTCAGCGCATTGTGATGCAGGTCAAGCGAGAGAAGAGCTTCAGCGAGTCTGTGGCGTCATTTACAGAAGAGCTGGTTGTGCGCCGGGAACTTGCTGACAACTTCTGTTTCTACAATCCCAACTATGACAACATTTCAG GTGCATATGACTGGGCAAAAAAGACTTTGCAGGACCACGCTAAAGACTGCCGGACGTACATTTACACCAAAGAGCAGCTGGAGAACAGCAAGACCCATGACCAGCTCTGGAATGCAGCGCAG CGACAACTGGTGGTAGAAGGAAAGATGCATGGCTTCCTGCGCATGTACTGGGCGAAGAAGATCCTGGAATGGACTGCATCCCCTGAAGAAGCCCTCTCTATTGCCTTATATTTCAACGATCACTATTCCTTGGATGGATGTGACCCCAACGGATTTGTGG GTTGTATGTGGTCCATCTGTGGCATTCATGACCAGGGCTGGGCAGAGAGGCCCATTTTTGGGAAAATCCGTTATATGAATTATGCCGGCTGCAAGAGGAAGTTTGATGTGCCGCAGTTTGAAAAGAAGTATGCTGCCACTGACTCTTCCAAAAAACATGGGACATCCTTATAG